One segment of Engraulis encrasicolus isolate BLACKSEA-1 chromosome 7, IST_EnEncr_1.0, whole genome shotgun sequence DNA contains the following:
- the ugt5d1 gene encoding UDP glucuronosyltransferase 5 family, polypeptide D1, with protein sequence MGLSNLGPGRTVVLRAAILLFMFVQTTSGGNILVFPVDGSHWVNMKILMEELHARGHTMTVIRPSSTMYITETSPMYTSITIPDDLRFDDFFDDYLQKQIEFLKGEASTITFFSGLAEFFTMLSDAHRLTCEMLEKMFGDPDLMQRLRDEKFDLVLTDPAISGGIMLARYLNLPLVLNVRWICSGEGHFAIAPSPLSYIPVPGSGLSDVMTFPQRVKNILFYGLIHFQDMFVVGPHYKNLCSKYFDAECDVLAYTQAADIWLMRLDFVFDFPRPTMPNVVYMGGFQCKPSKPLPDDLEAFVQSAGEHGIIIMSLGTLVKGLPHDMADEIAAAFAQLPQKVIWRHLGEKPSTLGNNTMLVEWMPQNDLLGHPQIKAFVAHGGTNGVQEAIYHGVPVLGVPLFFDQFDNLLRLRERGGALILELSELNQHTFHERLQEVIHKPSYRANMQRLSRLHRDQPMHPLDVAAFWVEFVMRNKGAAHLRTDSYKMPWYTYHSIDVMLTLMSVLGLVLFTTVMAIRFVCCRMFSRKKTKAE encoded by the coding sequence ATGGGATTAAGCAATCTGGGACCAGGACGGACAGTGGTTCTAAGAGCTGCTATTCTCCTGTTCATGTTTGTGCAGACCACCAGTGGGGGGAACATCTTAGTCTTCCCTGTGGACGGCAGCCATTGGGTCAACATGAAAATCCTGATGGAGGAACTTCACGCCAGGGGCCACACGATGACCGTCATCCGCCCCTCCTCGACCATGTACATCACTGAGACCTCGCCGATGTACACCTCCATCACCATTCCGGACGACCTACGGTTTGACGACTTCTTCGATGACTACTTGCAGAAGCAGATAGAGTTCCTGAAAGGCGAGGCGTCCACGATCACGTTCTTCAGCGGCTTGGCAGAGTTCTTTACCATGCTGTCTGACGCGCACCGGCTCACCTGTGAAATGCTGGAAAAGATGTTTGGCGATCCAGACCTGATGCAAAGACTGCGAGATGAGAAGTTCGACCTCGTCCTCACCGATCCTGCCATCTCTGGTGGAATCATGCTGGCCCGCTACCTCAACCTTCCCCTGGTGTTAAATGTTCGCTGGATCTGCAGCGGTGAGGGCCACTTTGCCATCGCCCCCTCCCCTCTATCTTACATCCCAGTCCCAGGGTCTGGCCTTTCGGATGTAATGACGTTCCCTCAAAGGGTAAAGAATATCCTGTTTTACGGCCTGATCCACTTCCAGGACATGTTCGTAGTGGGCCCGCACTATAAAAATTTATGTAGCAAGTATTTTGATGCTGAGTGCGACGTGCTGGCCTACACTCAGGCCGCAGACATCTGGCTCATGAGGCTAGACTTTGTGTTCGACTTCCCCCGGCCCACTATGCCAAACGTGGTCTACATGGGCGGCTTCCAGTGCAAGCCCTCCAAACCCCTTCCCGACGACCTGGAGGCCTTCGTGCAGAGCGCAGGCGAGCACGGCATCATCATCATGTCCCTGGGCACGCTGGTCAAGGGGCTCCCCCACGACATGGCGGACGAGATAGCCGCCGCCTTCGCTCAGCTGCCTCAGAAGGTCATCTGGAGGCATCTGGGGGAGAAGCCCTCCACCCTGGGCAACAACACCATGCTGGTGGAGTGGATGCCCCAGAACGACCTGCTGGGTCACCCGCAGATCAAGGCCTTCGTGGCGCACGGGGGAACCAACGGCGTCCAGGAGGCCATCTACCACGGCGTGCCCGTGCTGGGCGTCCCGCTGTTCTTCGACCAGTTCGACAACCTGCTGCGCCTACGAGAGAGAGGCGGAGCACTGATCCTGGAACTGTCCGAACTGAACCAGCACACCTTCCACGAGAGGCTGCAGGAGGTCATCCACAAGCCCAGCTACAGGGCGAATATGCAGAGGCTGTCCAGGCTGCACCGGGATCAGCCCATGCACCCGCTGGACGTGGCCGCGTTCTGGGTGGAGTTTGTCATGAGGAATAAAGGAGCTGCTCACCTGCGCACTGACTCTTACAAGATGCCCTGGTACACCTACCACTCCATAGACGTCATGCTGACATTGATGTCTGTACTTGGACTTGTATTGTTTACTACTGTAATGGCTATTAGGTTTGTGTGCTGCAGGATGTTCTCCAGAAAGAAAACGAAGGCTGAGTGA